A genomic segment from Pseudoduganella chitinolytica encodes:
- a CDS encoding PEP-CTERM sorting domain-containing protein yields MHRSLVRPLTLVALLYAGAAHAAAPYVETSAFTLQGHEGYPDSVVNVLSDTAQSVTLSLPTMAELSTAEADSTHSPGGGTTVTVSPALLYDITPREGYRITGFNLVATVQGTLLAGGGPVPGSAFNYITLSYEVRHPRGAEGGVLSSNFQDEHQMTLGSPLQWLDTPFGFHLSSYVNLVANGGYFPDPDNGEPSWSTSIAGVTMRDVTLTFTVSPVPEPQTWLLMLSGLTAVGAAALRSRKRA; encoded by the coding sequence ATGCATCGTTCACTGGTTCGTCCACTCACCCTTGTCGCACTGCTGTACGCCGGCGCAGCCCACGCTGCCGCGCCGTATGTCGAGACCTCTGCCTTCACACTGCAGGGCCATGAAGGGTATCCGGACAGCGTCGTCAACGTGCTGTCCGATACGGCGCAGTCCGTTACGCTGTCGCTGCCGACCATGGCGGAGCTCAGCACGGCGGAAGCCGATTCGACGCACAGCCCGGGCGGCGGTACGACGGTCACCGTATCCCCGGCGCTGCTGTATGACATCACGCCCCGCGAGGGTTATCGCATCACCGGGTTCAACCTGGTCGCAACGGTACAGGGTACGCTGTTGGCAGGCGGTGGCCCGGTGCCGGGCTCTGCCTTCAACTATATAACGCTGAGTTACGAGGTCCGGCACCCGCGCGGCGCGGAGGGCGGCGTGCTGTCGTCCAACTTCCAGGACGAACACCAGATGACGCTCGGTTCCCCGCTGCAGTGGCTGGACACGCCGTTCGGCTTCCACCTGAGCAGCTACGTCAACCTGGTGGCGAACGGCGGCTACTTCCCCGACCCCGACAACGGCGAGCCCTCGTGGTCGACGTCGATTGCCGGCGTCACCATGCGCGACGTGACGCTGACGTTCACGGTGTCCCCTGTGCCGGAGCCGCAAACCTGGCTGCTGATGCTGTCCGGCCTCACGGCCGTGGGCGCCGCCGCGCTGCGTTCCCGCAAGCGCGCCTGA
- a CDS encoding PEP-CTERM sorting domain-containing protein: MQSISFRPLALAALLCTSAAQGAVPYVTTHAFTLQGYENYPDSIVDVVSDTASSITLALPTFGAELSTGRADSTQGPGDPAVGQAATQAMYDVRPTAGYRITGLTLSGLVQGTVQAGGGDAPGFALNYLRMESGVWGWNGDMGFAEVSDLDGTRQLAVSSAALALESPFSIYLSGYTTLVAMGGYLFDPVSGDITRTPSLAAIGLRDVTLTFTVSAVPEPQTWLLLLGGLGIVGALAARTRQRAPIC; the protein is encoded by the coding sequence ATGCAATCGATCTCGTTCCGTCCACTGGCGCTGGCCGCGCTGCTTTGCACCAGTGCCGCGCAAGGCGCCGTGCCGTATGTCACGACCCATGCTTTCACGCTGCAGGGCTACGAGAACTATCCCGACAGCATCGTCGACGTGGTGTCGGATACCGCCAGCAGCATTACGCTGGCGCTGCCGACGTTCGGCGCGGAGCTCAGCACGGGACGCGCCGATTCCACGCAGGGACCGGGCGATCCAGCCGTAGGACAAGCCGCCACGCAAGCCATGTATGACGTCCGCCCAACGGCCGGCTACCGCATCACCGGACTCACGCTGAGCGGCCTCGTGCAAGGGACGGTGCAGGCGGGCGGCGGGGATGCGCCCGGGTTCGCGCTCAATTACCTGCGCATGGAATCCGGCGTCTGGGGCTGGAACGGCGACATGGGCTTCGCCGAGGTCAGCGACCTGGATGGCACGCGGCAGCTGGCCGTGTCGTCCGCCGCCCTGGCGCTGGAATCGCCATTTTCGATCTACCTGAGCGGCTACACCACCCTGGTCGCGATGGGCGGCTACCTGTTCGACCCCGTCAGCGGCGACATTACCCGCACGCCGTCACTGGCTGCCATCGGCCTGCGCGACGTCACGCTGACCTTCACCGTGTCCGCCGTGCCGGAACCGCAAACCTGGCTACTGTTGTTGGGGGGCCTCGGTATTGTCGGTGCGCTGGCGGCGCGCACCCGCCAGCGGGCGCCGATCTGCTAA
- a CDS encoding catalase, whose product MTDKPDNQSRKQDERPVLTTRQGRPVRDNQALRSVGERGPATLENYQFIEKITHFDRERIPERVVHARGAGAHGWFEAYGRIGDEPASKYTRARVLNETGVKTPVFVRFSTVIGGKDSPETARDPRGFAVKLKTVDGNWDLVGNNLKVFFIRDAIKFPDMIHAFKPDPVTNRQEPWRFYDFVSQSPEALHMVTWVKSPWGIPASYREMEGSGVNTYKLVNDQGVAHLVKFHWQPKQGVRNLTSQEAAAIQANDTGHATKDLYDAIERGDYPEWEFCVQLMSDGDHPELDFDPLDDTKRWPEDRFPLLPVGRMVLDRNPDNFFAETEQSAFGTGVLVDGIDFSDDKMLQGRTLSYSDTQRYRVGPNYLQLPINAPQEAARARTNQRDGQMAYYVDDGDGNKHINYEPSDLGGLREAPKPARDYHQWVEGHLGRYQTSRTQDDYRQAGDRYRTFEDWERDDLIDNLGADLRQCPEPIALRMVWHFWHCDEDYGRRVAQAAGIDLERAKALPPLPGKAAPHAVRQAATYTDGAREGAERETETST is encoded by the coding sequence ATGACCGACAAGCCGGACAACCAGTCACGCAAGCAGGACGAGCGCCCCGTGCTGACCACGCGCCAGGGCCGCCCCGTACGCGACAACCAGGCCCTGCGCTCCGTAGGCGAGCGCGGCCCCGCCACGCTGGAGAACTACCAGTTCATCGAGAAGATCACCCACTTCGACCGCGAGCGCATCCCCGAGCGCGTCGTGCATGCCCGCGGCGCCGGCGCGCACGGCTGGTTCGAAGCCTACGGCAGAATCGGGGACGAGCCGGCCAGCAAGTACACCCGCGCCCGGGTGCTGAACGAGACCGGCGTGAAGACGCCCGTGTTCGTGCGCTTTTCCACCGTCATCGGCGGAAAGGACTCGCCGGAAACGGCGCGCGACCCGCGCGGCTTCGCCGTCAAGCTGAAGACCGTCGACGGCAACTGGGACCTGGTCGGCAACAACCTGAAGGTGTTCTTCATCCGCGACGCCATCAAGTTCCCCGATATGATCCACGCTTTCAAGCCCGACCCGGTCACCAACCGCCAGGAGCCGTGGCGCTTCTACGATTTCGTGTCGCAGTCGCCCGAGGCGCTGCACATGGTCACGTGGGTCAAGAGCCCATGGGGCATCCCGGCCAGCTACCGGGAGATGGAAGGCTCGGGCGTCAACACCTACAAGCTCGTCAACGACCAAGGCGTGGCCCACTTGGTGAAATTCCATTGGCAGCCGAAGCAGGGCGTGCGCAACCTCACCAGCCAGGAGGCGGCCGCCATCCAGGCCAACGACACGGGCCACGCGACCAAGGACCTGTACGACGCCATCGAGCGCGGCGACTACCCGGAATGGGAGTTCTGCGTACAGCTGATGAGCGACGGCGACCATCCGGAACTCGATTTCGACCCGCTCGACGACACCAAGCGCTGGCCGGAGGACCGCTTCCCGCTGCTGCCGGTGGGACGCATGGTGCTGGACCGGAACCCGGACAACTTCTTTGCCGAGACGGAGCAATCCGCCTTCGGTACGGGCGTGCTGGTGGACGGCATCGACTTCTCGGACGACAAGATGCTGCAGGGTCGTACCCTGTCCTACTCCGACACGCAGCGCTACCGCGTGGGTCCCAATTACCTGCAGCTGCCGATCAACGCGCCGCAGGAAGCGGCACGGGCGCGCACCAACCAGCGCGACGGCCAGATGGCGTACTACGTCGACGATGGCGACGGCAACAAGCACATCAACTATGAACCCAGCGACCTGGGCGGGCTGCGCGAAGCCCCCAAGCCGGCCCGCGACTACCACCAATGGGTCGAGGGCCACCTGGGCCGCTACCAGACCAGCCGCACGCAGGACGACTACCGCCAGGCGGGCGACCGCTATCGCACGTTCGAGGACTGGGAGCGCGACGACCTGATCGACAACCTGGGCGCGGACCTGCGCCAGTGCCCGGAGCCGATCGCGCTGCGCATGGTGTGGCACTTCTGGCACTGCGACGAGGATTACGGGCGACGGGTGGCGCAAGCGGCCGGCATCGACCTGGAGCGGGCCAAGGCGCTGCCGCCGCTGCCGGGCAAGGCGGCGCCGCACGCGGTGCGGCAGGCGGCAACCTATACGGATGGCGCCCGCGAAGGCGCGGAGCGGGAGACGGAAACGTCGACGTAG
- a CDS encoding aldo/keto reductase: MTDMAIPMIEMNDGHRIPQLGLGVWQDNDEQAAAAVRCALQAGYRLIDTASIYENEVGVGEGVRQSGIDRADVFVTTKIWNDAQGYQAAQDALHASLERLQMDYVDLLLIHWPVPSRDLYVDTWRALIKLREQGLARSIGVSNFRANELQRLFKETHQLPAVNQIELHPWLQQAELRTANGAHGVRTQAWSPLGQGKVLADPLIAGLAAKHGCEPAQVVLRWHIQHGVLVIPKSSNPERIRANADIFDFTLDEDDMAALAGLDRGQRVGPDPDTFGA, from the coding sequence ATGACCGACATGGCGATACCGATGATCGAGATGAACGACGGCCACCGCATCCCGCAACTGGGGCTGGGGGTCTGGCAGGACAACGACGAGCAGGCCGCGGCCGCCGTGCGCTGCGCGCTGCAGGCAGGCTACCGGCTGATCGACACGGCGTCGATCTATGAAAACGAAGTGGGCGTGGGCGAAGGGGTACGCCAGTCCGGCATCGATCGCGCCGACGTGTTCGTCACCACCAAGATCTGGAACGACGCGCAAGGCTACCAGGCCGCCCAGGATGCGCTGCACGCCAGCCTCGAACGCCTGCAGATGGACTACGTCGACCTGTTGCTGATCCACTGGCCGGTGCCGAGCCGCGACCTCTACGTGGACACGTGGCGGGCCCTGATCAAGCTGCGCGAACAGGGCCTGGCGCGCTCGATCGGCGTGTCGAACTTCCGTGCCAACGAGCTGCAGCGGCTGTTCAAGGAGACCCACCAGCTGCCGGCCGTCAACCAGATCGAGCTGCACCCCTGGCTGCAGCAGGCCGAACTGCGCACGGCCAACGGTGCGCACGGCGTCCGCACGCAGGCGTGGAGCCCGCTGGGGCAGGGCAAGGTGCTGGCCGATCCGCTGATCGCCGGCCTGGCCGCCAAGCATGGCTGCGAGCCGGCGCAGGTCGTGCTGCGCTGGCACATCCAGCATGGCGTGCTGGTGATCCCGAAATCGTCCAACCCGGAGCGCATCCGTGCCAACGCCGACATCTTCGACTTCACGCTGGACGAGGACGACATGGCCGCGCTGGCCGGGCTGGACCGGGGCCAGCGGGTCGGCCCCGACCCGGATACCTTCGGCGCCTGA
- a CDS encoding xanthine dehydrogenase family protein molybdopterin-binding subunit codes for MNDAVIGQALSRIDGPQKVSGHARYTADRHLPGMLVALPVGATVGKGRVTAIDSTAALALPGVQAVYTHENFGRLHPLPEHSELRLDEKHPPLQDDTVRYYGQYVALVVADTFERASAAAAAVHVSYAAATPDVSAVARPDEPPEPDTQRGDFDAAFSRAPVQVDATYTTPVETHNPIELHASVAQWNDGYLTLYETTQAIVNQRAVVATMLGVPLAQVRVVTEYLGGGFGGKLWPWQHCLLAAQAARLLGRPVKLVVSRAMMFRNVGHRAQTRQRVRLGAQPDGRLVALSHDYTYHTARGEPNEEDCGEATGYLYSTPNLRVAGGPAERDVGPNTSMRGPGAVPGLFALESAMDELALKLGIDPVQLRLANEPAHDEMEEVPFSSRHLRECLQRGAERFGWARRKPAVGAMREGATILGWGMACASWMAKRRPAQVTLLLRADGGVTVQSATQDLGTGTYTVLAQMAARATGIDVARIKVEIGDTALPPGPWSGGSMATASLIPAVEAAARDAIRQLLDTAAQAPGSLFAGTPVALLALRDGRVTRTDGSGAVPFGELLRRLGREHIAGHGDSPASSADPHAKDLSIHSYGCHFVEVAWQPALARLAVRRVVTVIDAGTIVNLKTGRNQIEGAVHMGVGMALFEETYYDRRNGAPVNANLADYILVTHADAPQVDVTFLPYPDRALNEYGARGIGEIGLAGVAPAIAAAVYHATGVRVRDLPVRIEHLLKAQQEDTA; via the coding sequence ATGAACGACGCCGTCATCGGCCAGGCGCTATCCCGGATCGACGGACCGCAGAAGGTCAGCGGCCACGCGCGCTACACGGCCGACCGCCACCTGCCGGGCATGCTGGTGGCGCTGCCCGTCGGCGCCACGGTCGGCAAGGGCAGGGTGACGGCCATCGACAGTACCGCCGCGCTGGCGCTGCCGGGCGTGCAGGCCGTGTACACGCACGAGAACTTCGGCCGCCTGCATCCGCTGCCGGAGCACAGCGAGCTGCGCCTGGACGAGAAGCATCCGCCGCTGCAGGACGACACGGTGCGTTATTACGGCCAGTACGTGGCGCTGGTGGTGGCCGACACCTTCGAGCGCGCCAGCGCGGCGGCGGCGGCCGTGCACGTGTCGTATGCGGCCGCCACGCCGGACGTGTCGGCCGTCGCGCGGCCGGACGAGCCGCCGGAACCGGACACGCAGCGCGGCGACTTCGATGCCGCCTTCTCGCGGGCCCCCGTGCAGGTGGATGCCACCTACACGACGCCTGTCGAGACGCACAACCCCATCGAGCTGCATGCCAGCGTGGCGCAGTGGAATGATGGCTACCTGACGCTGTACGAGACCACGCAGGCCATCGTCAACCAGCGCGCCGTCGTCGCGACGATGCTGGGCGTGCCGCTGGCGCAGGTGCGTGTCGTGACGGAGTACCTGGGCGGCGGATTCGGCGGCAAGCTGTGGCCGTGGCAGCATTGCCTGCTGGCGGCGCAGGCCGCGCGGTTGCTGGGACGGCCCGTCAAGCTGGTCGTCAGCCGCGCCATGATGTTCCGCAACGTGGGCCACCGCGCCCAGACCCGCCAGCGCGTGCGCCTGGGTGCGCAGCCCGACGGCCGACTGGTGGCGCTGAGCCACGACTACACCTACCACACGGCGCGCGGCGAACCGAACGAGGAGGACTGCGGCGAGGCGACGGGCTACCTGTACAGCACGCCCAACCTGCGCGTGGCCGGCGGCCCGGCCGAACGGGACGTCGGCCCCAACACGTCGATGCGGGGACCCGGCGCGGTGCCGGGCCTGTTCGCGCTGGAGTCGGCGATGGACGAACTGGCGCTGAAGCTGGGCATCGATCCGGTCCAGCTGCGCCTGGCCAACGAGCCGGCCCACGACGAGATGGAGGAGGTGCCGTTCTCGTCGCGCCACCTGCGCGAATGCCTGCAGCGGGGCGCCGAGCGCTTCGGCTGGGCGCGGCGCAAGCCGGCCGTCGGGGCCATGCGCGAGGGTGCCACCATCCTGGGCTGGGGCATGGCATGCGCCAGCTGGATGGCCAAGCGCCGCCCGGCCCAGGTCACGCTGCTGCTGCGGGCGGACGGCGGCGTCACGGTGCAGAGCGCCACGCAGGACCTCGGCACGGGGACGTACACGGTGCTGGCGCAAATGGCCGCCCGCGCCACCGGCATCGACGTGGCTCGCATAAAGGTGGAGATCGGCGACACCGCGCTGCCGCCGGGACCGTGGTCGGGCGGCTCGATGGCGACAGCCTCGCTGATTCCGGCCGTGGAAGCGGCGGCGCGCGATGCGATCCGCCAGTTGCTCGACACCGCGGCGCAGGCGCCGGGGTCGCTGTTTGCCGGCACCCCGGTCGCGCTGCTGGCCCTGCGCGACGGCCGCGTCACGCGCACCGATGGCAGCGGCGCCGTGCCGTTCGGCGAGCTGCTGCGCCGTCTCGGCCGCGAGCACATCGCCGGGCACGGCGACTCGCCCGCCAGTAGCGCCGACCCGCACGCCAAGGACCTGTCGATCCACTCGTACGGCTGCCATTTCGTCGAGGTGGCCTGGCAGCCGGCGCTGGCGCGGCTGGCGGTGCGGCGCGTGGTGACCGTCATCGACGCGGGAACGATCGTCAACCTGAAGACGGGGCGCAACCAGATCGAGGGCGCCGTGCACATGGGCGTCGGGATGGCGCTGTTCGAGGAAACCTACTACGATCGGCGCAATGGCGCGCCCGTCAACGCCAACCTGGCCGACTACATCCTCGTCACGCACGCCGATGCCCCGCAGGTGGACGTGACGTTCCTGCCGTATCCGGACCGGGCCCTGAACGAGTATGGCGCGCGCGGCATCGGCGAGATCGGCCTGGCGGGCGTGGCGCCGGCGATCGCCGCCGCCGTTTATCATGCCACCGGCGTACGGGTACGCGACCTGCCCGTCAGGATCGAGCACCTGCTCAAGGCTCAACAGGAGGACACTGCATGA
- a CDS encoding FAD binding domain-containing protein has product MKTFALRRADSVAAAVALGARSPAVRFLAGGTTLLDLMKLDVEQPDEVVQLRRLGLDRIEATPDGGLAIGALVTNSALAHEPLVVQRYPVLSEALLSGASVQLRNMATTAGNLLQRTRCVYFRDTAMACNKRVPGSGCAALGGYHRNLAVLGTSEHCIASNPSDMNVALTALDAVIHVTGQAGARAIPIRDFFLLPGTTPHLETVLAPGDLVTHVTLPPLPPGTRSTYVKLRDRASYEFALASSAVVLTPTADAIGHVAIALGGVGTVPWRASQAERLLAGQQPTAANFRAAAAAALQGARGHGENDFKVELAQRCLVHALATVRAVAGGVP; this is encoded by the coding sequence ATGAAGACGTTCGCCCTGCGGCGGGCCGACAGCGTGGCCGCGGCGGTCGCGCTGGGCGCCCGCTCCCCCGCCGTGCGCTTCCTGGCTGGCGGCACCACCTTGCTGGACCTGATGAAACTGGACGTGGAACAGCCGGACGAAGTGGTGCAACTGCGCCGCCTGGGCCTGGACCGCATCGAGGCGACACCGGACGGCGGCCTGGCCATCGGCGCGCTGGTCACCAATTCCGCGCTGGCGCACGAGCCGCTGGTCGTGCAGCGCTATCCCGTGCTGAGCGAGGCGCTGCTGTCCGGCGCCTCCGTCCAGCTGCGCAATATGGCGACGACGGCCGGCAACCTGCTGCAGCGCACCCGCTGCGTGTATTTCCGCGACACGGCGATGGCCTGCAACAAAAGAGTGCCCGGCAGCGGCTGCGCCGCGTTGGGCGGCTACCACCGCAACCTGGCCGTGCTGGGCACGAGCGAGCACTGCATCGCCAGCAATCCGTCCGACATGAACGTGGCCTTGACGGCGCTGGACGCCGTGATCCACGTCACCGGCCAGGCCGGCGCGCGCGCCATCCCGATCCGCGATTTCTTCCTGCTGCCGGGGACCACGCCGCACCTTGAGACCGTGCTGGCCCCGGGCGACCTGGTGACGCACGTGACGTTGCCGCCGCTGCCGCCGGGCACCCGGTCCACCTATGTGAAGTTGCGCGACCGTGCGTCGTACGAGTTCGCACTGGCTTCGAGCGCCGTCGTGTTGACGCCGACGGCCGACGCGATCGGCCACGTGGCCATCGCGCTGGGCGGCGTCGGCACCGTCCCATGGCGCGCGTCGCAGGCGGAACGGCTCCTGGCCGGCCAGCAGCCGACCGCCGCCAACTTCCGCGCCGCGGCGGCAGCGGCCCTGCAGGGCGCGCGCGGCCACGGCGAGAACGACTTCAAGGTCGAGCTGGCGCAGCGCTGCCTCGTGCATGCGCTGGCCACCGTCAGAGCGGTGGCGGGAGGGGTACCATGA
- a CDS encoding (2Fe-2S)-binding protein translates to MQQPAPDPDQPQAIDRRGFLGAVAVAAAAVAPVPIPAQAGAAPGKPLGPSGVPIVVNGVEHKMDVDVRTTLLDYLRDHLHLTGTKKGCDHGQCGACTVHVNGRRINSCLALALAHEGDEVTTIEGLGAPERLHPMQAAFVEHDGYQCGYCTAGQIMSATALLDEPCGPADADVRECMSGNLCRCGAYSNIVAAIQQVRREGGR, encoded by the coding sequence ATGCAGCAACCTGCCCCCGACCCGGACCAACCGCAGGCCATCGACCGCCGCGGTTTCCTCGGCGCCGTCGCCGTCGCCGCCGCAGCCGTCGCACCCGTGCCAATACCGGCCCAGGCCGGCGCCGCGCCCGGCAAGCCGCTTGGGCCCAGCGGCGTGCCGATCGTCGTCAATGGCGTCGAGCACAAGATGGACGTCGACGTGCGCACGACGCTGCTGGACTACCTGCGCGACCACCTGCACCTGACGGGCACGAAAAAGGGCTGCGACCACGGCCAGTGCGGCGCCTGCACGGTGCATGTGAACGGGCGCCGCATCAACAGTTGCCTGGCGCTCGCGCTGGCGCACGAGGGCGACGAGGTGACGACCATCGAAGGCCTGGGCGCGCCCGAGCGCCTGCACCCGATGCAGGCGGCCTTCGTCGAACACGACGGCTACCAGTGCGGCTACTGCACGGCAGGGCAGATCATGTCCGCCACGGCGCTGCTGGACGAGCCGTGCGGCCCCGCGGACGCCGACGTGCGCGAATGCATGAGCGGCAACTTGTGCCGCTGCGGCGCCTATTCCAATATCGTGGCGGCGATCCAGCAGGTGCGGCGCGAGGGCGGCCGATGA